The following are encoded together in the Panicum virgatum strain AP13 chromosome 6K, P.virgatum_v5, whole genome shotgun sequence genome:
- the LOC120713304 gene encoding uncharacterized protein LOC120713304, which produces MAQAPRVAEALALFLSRAGVSALAVSSSATRHAVNRVAAAATSSAAGPSSSGWVVSVCTSDSILAALRTCIASAVRSAVCHAAASPSKGVPPRVLLLPPPRVSEPASLLYADAAAGTGAIDLLASAAEAVALFLSRAEVSAFAASSSATRRAVDRVAAAATSSAAGPSSSGWVVAVCNSDSVLAALRTYPASAVRRAVYHAAISPSNGAPPRVLLLPPPSATEPAPLLCADAAAGAGVGAIDPLESSSTMVLAAACSNCPPAIPFRSGLQLWGNGISYPFGFPVTGQGLPATPLGNSVVCILAVNWECVFASLPSDAEDPDTASPPPPPPRFVNSVSSRLVVAASTNALVPASYLSNHAGFARILRRSFTSIAHNQISSDGADDKFCSSPTQLQTVDDLITQMNEMAFNEEDKVKFKQAFYAKFRTLKTALGIAEFLEYQKYGYDEWLCILKVTYKKIGPHREAMDLQIKEDLSYSKEVEAEFTNDPGKALNAVKMDILLKWHEESRADLKKILGFCDPENKKMDWGTFVFFGRKIDVPKVLSIFKLFGF; this is translated from the exons ATGGCGCAGGCACCGCGCGTGGCGGAAGCCCTCGCGCTCTTCCTCTCGAGGGCGGGGGTCAGCGCCCTCGCGGTCTCCTCGTCGGCCACCCGCCACGCCGTCAACCgcgtcgcggccgcggcgaccTCGTCGGCGGCTGGGCCCTCGTCCTCAGGTTGGGTCGTGTCCGTCTGCACTTCTGACTCCATCCTCGCCGCGCTACGGACCTGCATCGCCTCCGCAGTTCGCAGCGCCGtctgccacgccgccgcctccccgtcgAAGGGCGTGCCCCCCCGCGTTCTCCTGCTTCCACCGCCGCGTGTGTCTGAACCGGCGTCGCTCCTCTACGCTGACGCCGCTGCGGGCACGGGCGCCATCGACCTGCTCGCGTCCGCTGCGGAAGCCGTCGCGCTCTTCCTCTCGAGGGCGGAGGTCAGCGCCTTCGCGGCCTCCTCATCGGCCACCCGCCGCGCCGTCGACCgcgtcgcggccgcggcgaccTCGTCGGCGGCTGGGCCCTCATCCTCAGGTTGGGTCGTGGCCGTCTGCAATTCCGACTCCGTCCTCGCAGCTCTACGGACCTACCCCGCCTCCGCGGTTCGCCGCGCGGTCTACCACGCTGCCATCTCCCCGTCGAACGGCGCGCCCCCCCGCGTGCTCCTACTTCCACCGCCGAGTGCGACAGAaccggcgccgctcctctgcgccgacgcagctgcgggcgcgggcgtgggCGCGATCGACCCGCTCGAGTCCTCTTCGACGATGGTGCTCGCTGCAGCGTGTTCCAACTGCCCCCCCGCCATCCCCTTCCGCTCCGGACTCCAACTCTGGGGGAACGGCATCTCCTACCCCTTCGGCTTCCCCGTGACCGGGCAAGGGCTCCCGGCTACGCCGCTGGGGAACTCCGTGGTCTGCATCCTCGCCGTGAACTGGGAGTGCGTGTTTGCGTCATTGCCGTCCGACGCCGAGGACCCCGACACGGCTtcacctccgcctccgcctcctcgctTCGTGAACAGCGTCTCCTCCCGCCTGGTTGTGGCCGCATCGACCAATGCACTTGTCCCAGCCTCTTACCTCTCCAACCACGCAGGCTTCGCCAGGATTTTACGGCGCTCATTCACGTCGATTGCTCATAACCAGATCTCAAGTGATGGTGCTGATGACAAGTTCTGCTCTTCCCCAACCCAACTCCAG ACTGTCGATGACTTGATCACCCAAATGAATGAGATGGCGTTCAACGAAGAGGATAAAGTGAAGTTCAAACAAGCTTTCTATGCAAAATTCCGAACCCTGAAG ACTGCTCTAGGAATAGCTGAGTTCTTGGAATATCAGAAGTATGGCTATGATGAATGGTTGTGTATCCTGAAAGTCACCTACAAAAAGATTGGCCCTCACAGAGAGGCAATGGATCTTCAGATAAAAGAG GATTTGAGTTACTCCAAAGAAGTAGAAGCAGAATTCACCAATGATCCAGGAAAGGCACTAAATGCGGTGAAAATGGACATTCTCTTGAAGTGGCATGAAGAATCAAGAGCTGATTTGAAGAAAATTTTGGGGTTTTGTGATCCAGAAAACAAGAAAATGGATTGGGGAACTTTTGTTTTCTTTGGACGCAAGAT TGATGTTCCAAaggtgctgagcattttcaAACTGTTTGGATTTTAG